Part of the Musa acuminata AAA Group cultivar baxijiao chromosome BXJ3-10, Cavendish_Baxijiao_AAA, whole genome shotgun sequence genome, CTTGTACCCAACAGCAGAATATGCACAACTTCGTTACCTTATCAGAATCTCCCCCAAGTTTCCAGTGAACTGCCCATCAACGTATTCTTCAGTGTTGGCCAACTACAGTAAAATGTTAACAGAGTTAAAGCAGATGTCGGTAAACCATCTCATTCCGAATCTAGTATCATCAGTTCAAGCAATCATCTTGTTTGCCAATCGTACTATACGAAAACCAAGAAAATAAATAACATTTAAGCATTGAGATATGCCATTTTGTTATGAACTGATGAAATTTGTTTAATACCTGTAAGTTCATATAGGAATCTACTGACACGAGATAACCTGAGATAACACAGACAGAAAATTGAATTATACAAGCATTGACAATATAGATGATTTTGTTGGAAAAacaaaagcatatcaatggctcaAACAAGATGATATGCATCTAAATTACCTTTGTATTCCATTCCCCACTTCAATTTCACAATCACAGGCTTCCCAGTCAAATTGTTCAGAAAAGGTTTTGGGTTAACTGGCACAGTCTGCAATAATAAACATGAAAAATTGGTGACTTTAGATTTTTGATGTTGTAATAAGGTCAACAAAAGTAGTACATATAGCCTGCCCATAAAGTATGGTATATACCTAGGTAATAAATGTTAAATTTTGATTAGCGTATCAGAATCCACTGGTATGATCATAAATGATTGGTCTATTGAAGTAAGGGACAAACGATGCGTACAAAGAGCAATTATGCAATCAATATGAACTAATGACTCGCACTTACTACGAATTTATTGTTGAAGGCCAATTATTTTTGCAATGATATATCCCCATCATGATAAAATTTGTATGAAATCATGGCCCCAAGTTGAGATAAAAATTACATCTGATGGATCCTACAATCACAAACTTCAGTGATGAAGAAAATCCAGGGCTTCTAAACTTATCATGTTTAGAAACTTATCCAGAAGATTTCTCGTGTCACCAAAGAATATGATTAGAGGAATAATCTTGAAAAGGGTGAACTAAGTGCACAAGGTTCCTGCCAATGCAAGGTATGGAACCTTGTCGATTTGACCATAATAAAAATAGACCCATATGACCTAAAACATAAGCATTAACTCTTTAAATTTCATCTGGAGAAGCAGATCATTGGCATATTAAGTATTGTAATAAACCTAAACCAAATAAGTTGAATTGTACATTGGAAAAATGACcaatgtcatgatttgatcagaGAGAGTAAGAACAGAACCATTCTTCATATTAGATCACGATCAGCAAAGGGGTTCATTTGCAGATGGGTGCCACTGTCGAAAAAATTTTGACAATCCCAGAACCGTTAAAGAGCAACCTGCAACCTTGCATGGACCAAATGTGGCTACTATTCTATCCCAAGACATATACATTGGCTAGCTAAGAAGCACGGAATATGGACACGGGACACGAACACAACACGGACACCCTGGACGACTTGACCTCAACAAATAGGTATGTCCCGTGGCCCATGTCCCATGTCCATATTCCGTGCTTCTTAGGTAGCCAATGTATATGTCTTGGGATAGAATAGTAGCGGCATTTCCTTTTTATTATCTGGAAATTTGTTTCGCCTTTTGCCCATATACAAGTGTTAAACGTACACAATATTAAAACGCACGACAAAGATAACAGTGCATACAGCAATAATGATGACATAAGAATTATGCTACAACAACTACAGTATATTTAACAGAATACAATTtttgaaagaaagagaagaataaaagatttaaattaaGTGTGCTATGTTCTTTCTGTATTACTAAGCCCTAGGACTGCATCAAGAAATTTAAAATCCAACTCTCTAcatatttggcatcaattggcaccaaatatcaaaatatttttcttctagTGTCAATTATGGACCTTTAATTACATATGCATGGAAACTAGCTGAGACTTCAAACCGGACAACGACACAAATCTAACTTCCCATTCTCGTCATAAATTGTTCTTGCTCACAGAAGAGATTTTGACTGAATCTGAGATTCCTGGGTGGGAGATCCCCAGAAACAAACCAAATTATAGACCTAAAGCTTCTGATGCCATCAAGAGAACCTCGAAATGAATTGAACCTACGTAGGCATCTACAATCTGGTATGTAATCTCAAATCGGAAAAGGGACAACAGAGAAAGAGACAAGGGGGAAAAGAAACTAACCGCCATTTGCGAGGAAACGTGAAGCTTCTAGGAACGGACGAACAACCAACGAGAAGAGGAAAGAGCCGATCTTTCTTAGGGTTTACCGCCTTGCAATTGAGACGGAGGAGGGTTTTTCTCGAGTTAGGGTTCCAACGCTTCACGTTCCGACCCGCCGTGGGCTCATACAGTGTAAAAAACCAGACCGATTAATTGGGCTTCGCCAAATAAACCGGCCTTTTCAACACGAATTTAGGGCTCAATCGACCCAGTCAATGCTAGACCGGCTCATTTAATTGGGCCCAAATCTGAACCGGCCGATTGAATTGAAATTTTACGACTACAGTCAGACGGTTTCTACTGTGGTCGTCTGATTCGGATCCGGACTCTACTATATTATCGGATCCAACATCAAATCAGatatcattaaaaaatataaatcgaaTTACCAATCACAACACTTGTTTTTGTCGGATTGTGAATGTTAATCAAACTTAATATAGATAACATGATTCTTTCGATCTTtagtaatataaaattatatttcattgtATCTTTCTTCGTCTTATACATCAATAATTTCTAACATATGTAATGCATGTTTAGCATCAAACAGAAGCTCACGTGGATTGTTTCGTGACAATGATGGCCACTATgatgcaaaagaagaagaagaagaactggtTAGTTGACACATCAacatagcaaaggacaaagggaaCTTGACAACCTCTATGATATGTATCACTGTTCGCATCAAAAAAAGATGATGAAACTTGGTGTCATGTAGAAACACTTGTACATTAATTAGTGGTCATCTATAAGCTCATATATGAGGTAATATTTCCAGCCAATTTGTAAGATGAAGTCAGTCAGCACAACCACACACATTGGTGATCTGAAAACACAAGAGACATGGGGAATTAATTGCATTTAATTGGATGTACTACCAAGTGGTAGCCAAAGCCAAAACTTTAGCAACATACATTAAGCTGTCTATGTGGATCACATGCTCACAATAGTTAGCACTGATTTGTCTCGTAGAGATGATATCTAATGTACTCCTCTAAAACCCTCAAATATTACGTAAACTCCTTCAAAATATGAAGTTTCATTGATAGATCTATGTATTATGGAAGTCCAATTTTCAAAAATAGTTAATAATTATGATGCAGTAAAtagaagttatatatatatatatatatccagcaATACTGATAGGAGCAATGTGAAGAATAATCTCATACTTCAATGCCGGTTGTCTCATTATGCCATTGACTGAAGTAAATAGAAGCATGTTTACGACTACAATGATAGAGACAAAGCAGAAAAGCAATAAACACAGTTCGAGTAAACCACAGAGAGACATCAAGTACTGCTCTTAACAGTTGACATCTAAACTTAATGCATGTATATCTTAACAAAAGTCGACATCTTCTATTGCCCTCCACAGTGTTTCCGACGACCGGCCTTTGCAGGGATTATTCGGATTCTCTTGGCTACACGAACGAAATCCCTGAAAACATGGGAACAAGGAAATGGAAAGATCATGGCGATGTTTGTGTTTATGGAGGAAGAATGAAACAGATACATCGACTCACTTCCAGTTAAGGTCACCCACGAGGAGCAGGTCGTCCTCCATGTCTTCGTAGGCCACCATGTAGCCAGGTACTGCGTTGGCCAGCTGCAGCTCCTGGTATCCCCCGTCTCCATGTCCGTCGCCCCCATCGAAATCGACGAACATGCGACGCAAGGCCTTCGCCAAGCTCTCGTAGCTGGTGTGCTGGTCGAGGTAGATGCGGTGGCAGATGGAGCGCCCCTCGAGGACGACGGTGACCGGGGGGACGACCGACGCAGCCGCCTCGTCGTCCATGGCCGAGAAAGACAAGAGCTTCCTGCGAGGGGGCTGAGCAGGCACTGCGGCCGCACCGACATCCCCGCACCGTTGATGGAAGGGAGCGGCGCCGGGGTGCAGGGTCCCTTGCTCGTCCCACCGACGCTTCGGCGCTGCATGGTGCAACTCAACCCCGCTCATCCTCGTCGCTGAACCCAGGCCTTGCTTCCTAGCTGCCACCCCTCCCCCCCCACCTaaataatagagagagagagagagagagagagagagagagagagagagagattaacggGGTGAAGTGTCGTAGTTATGTGCAACTACCACACTGTCGAACGAAGAGTAAAGGGTGTGAATTGAATGCTTATATGTCTTTCTAGTGAGGCTTTGGTGCGTAGCAATATTTTCTAAAGGCAGCGCTGTGGTTGCTTGCAAGCGAGAAAGAAGACGATGCCGTTGCTATGATGAGGGCTTGTGGGTGGGGGAGATGGAAGTGATGGGTGTTTGTACTGTGTTCTACTGGGGATTGGAGGGAAGGCGTGAAAGAGACGTCGGTGCCCTTTCTTCTTGTAATGCCGCAGCGGCCGCCGAACGCTTCGCCGTTTGACTCTCTTACTGTCCCTTCGGGAT contains:
- the LOC135650867 gene encoding auxin-responsive protein IAA33-like, with amino-acid sequence MSGVELHHAAPKRRWDEQGTLHPGAAPFHQRCGDVGAAAVPAQPPRRKLLSFSAMDDEAAASVVPPVTVVLEGRSICHRIYLDQHTSYESLAKALRRMFVDFDGGDGHGDGGYQELQLANAVPGYMVAYEDMEDDLLLVGDLNWKDFVRVAKRIRIIPAKAGRRKHCGGQ
- the LOC135650868 gene encoding probable small nuclear ribonucleoprotein F; its protein translation is MATVPVNPKPFLNNLTGKPVIVKLKWGMEYKGYLVSVDSYMNLQLANTEEYVDGQFTGNLGEILIRCNNVLYLRGVPEDEEIEDAE